A section of the Rhodobacteraceae bacterium M382 genome encodes:
- the sufB gene encoding Fe-S cluster assembly protein SufB, whose protein sequence is MAALDQTQVKDGVDQDTVDAVREVGGAYKYGWETEIEMEYAPKGLSPDIVKLISEKNEEPEWMTEWRLAAYERWLQKEEPTWAMVDYPEIDFQDQYYYARPKSMEVKPKSLDEVDPKLLATYEKLGIPLKEQMILAGVEGAENAPAEGRKVAVDAVFDSVSVGTTFQAELKKAGVIFCSISEAIREHPELVRKYLGTVVPVSDNYYATLNTAVFSDGSFVYVPPGVRCPMELSTYFRINAENTGQFERTLIIADKGSYVSYLEGCTAPARDIAQLHAAVVEIIIEEDAEVKYSTVQNWYPGDENGKGGIYNFVTKRADCRGDRSKVMWTQVETGSAVTWKYPSCILRGDESQGEFYSIAIANNMQQADTGTKMVHLGKNTKSRIVSKGISAGKAQNTYRGLVSMHPKAQNGRNYTQCDSLLIGDKCGAHTVPYIEVRNNSARVEHEATTSKVDDDQLFYCRSRGMDEEEAVALVVNGFCKEVLQALPMEFAMEAQQLVAISLEGSVG, encoded by the coding sequence ATGGCCGCTTTGGACCAGACACAAGTGAAAGACGGCGTTGACCAGGATACCGTCGATGCCGTGCGCGAAGTTGGCGGAGCCTATAAATACGGCTGGGAAACCGAAATCGAGATGGAGTACGCCCCCAAGGGGTTGTCTCCGGATATCGTCAAGCTGATTTCCGAAAAGAACGAAGAACCCGAATGGATGACGGAATGGCGGCTGGCGGCCTATGAACGCTGGCTGCAAAAAGAAGAGCCGACCTGGGCGATGGTCGACTATCCGGAAATCGATTTCCAGGATCAGTATTACTATGCCCGCCCAAAATCTATGGAGGTCAAACCCAAGTCCCTGGACGAGGTCGATCCCAAACTGTTGGCGACCTATGAAAAGCTGGGTATTCCGCTGAAGGAACAGATGATCCTGGCCGGGGTCGAAGGCGCAGAAAATGCACCTGCCGAAGGGCGCAAGGTCGCGGTGGATGCGGTGTTTGATTCCGTCTCTGTCGGCACCACATTTCAGGCCGAATTGAAAAAGGCCGGGGTGATCTTTTGTTCGATCTCCGAGGCAATCCGCGAACACCCCGAACTGGTGCGCAAATACCTTGGCACCGTTGTACCGGTCAGCGACAATTATTATGCCACGTTGAACACGGCCGTGTTCTCGGACGGGTCATTTGTTTATGTGCCGCCGGGTGTACGTTGCCCGATGGAGCTGAGCACCTATTTCCGCATCAATGCGGAAAACACCGGCCAATTCGAACGCACGCTGATCATCGCGGACAAGGGCAGCTATGTCTCTTATCTGGAAGGCTGTACCGCGCCGGCCCGTGACATTGCCCAGCTGCACGCCGCCGTTGTCGAGATCATCATCGAAGAAGACGCCGAGGTGAAATATTCAACTGTCCAGAACTGGTATCCGGGCGATGAAAACGGCAAAGGCGGCATTTATAACTTTGTCACCAAACGCGCCGATTGCCGGGGCGACCGGTCCAAGGTGATGTGGACCCAGGTGGAAACCGGATCCGCCGTGACCTGGAAATATCCGTCCTGCATCCTGCGCGGCGACGAAAGCCAAGGCGAATTCTATTCGATTGCCATCGCCAACAACATGCAGCAGGCCGATACCGGCACCAAAATGGTGCATCTGGGCAAGAACACCAAATCGCGCATCGTCTCCAAAGGCATCAGCGCGGGCAAGGCCCAGAACACTTATCGTGGCCTGGTTTCCATGCACCCCAAAGCGCAGAACGGGCGTAACTATACCCAATGTGACAGCCTGTTGATCGGCGACAAATGCGGGGCCCACACAGTGCCCTACATCGAAGTCAGGAACAATTCGGCCCGGGTTGAACACGAAGCGACCACATCCAAGGTGGATGATGACCAGCTGTTCTACTGCCGGTCACGCGGGATGGACGAAGAAGAAGCCGTTGCGCTGGTTGTGAATGGGTTCTGCAAGGAAGTGCTGCAGGCATTGCCGATGGAGTTCGCCATGGAGGCCCAGCAGTTGGTTGCCATTTCTCTGGAAGGGTCGGTGGGCTGA
- a CDS encoding aminotransferase class V-fold PLP-dependent enzyme, with product MKRVYLDHNATAPLRPEARAAMTAAMDVVGNPSSVHAEGRQAKGVIERARAQIAAAFGADGADVVFVSGSTEGASLALSGRNLQGSQVEHDAVRAWIDESLSVSPNGSVEVSVPGQSTLQLANSETGIIQTLPNGLAVTDATQAFGKLPVAFNWLGAEMALISAHKLGGPKGIGAVVIKRGTDLAAQIRGGGQEMGRRSGTENLIGIAGFGAAAEAAAQDLANGVWEEVAQIRDNMENALVAGADQTIFVGKDQPRLPNTSCFATPGWKGETQVMQMDLAGFAISAGSACSSGKVRASTVLTAMGYDMTTASSAIRVSLGPGISNDDVLRFADAWRAKEKKHRARVA from the coding sequence ATGAAACGTGTTTACCTGGATCATAACGCCACGGCTCCGCTGCGCCCAGAGGCGCGCGCGGCAATGACTGCGGCCATGGACGTGGTAGGCAACCCATCTTCGGTGCATGCCGAAGGGCGTCAGGCCAAAGGTGTCATCGAACGCGCCCGCGCGCAGATCGCGGCCGCTTTTGGGGCAGATGGTGCGGATGTGGTGTTTGTGTCCGGGTCAACCGAAGGCGCATCTTTGGCCTTGTCTGGGCGAAACCTGCAGGGATCCCAGGTTGAACATGACGCTGTAAGAGCATGGATTGATGAAAGTTTATCCGTTTCACCGAATGGATCTGTTGAGGTGTCTGTTCCCGGCCAATCCACTTTGCAACTGGCCAATTCGGAAACCGGAATCATTCAGACGCTGCCCAATGGGTTGGCCGTGACGGACGCAACCCAAGCCTTTGGCAAGCTGCCTGTGGCATTCAATTGGTTGGGTGCCGAGATGGCGTTGATTTCTGCGCACAAGTTGGGTGGGCCCAAGGGAATTGGTGCGGTCGTCATCAAACGGGGCACCGATCTTGCCGCACAGATTCGCGGGGGCGGACAGGAAATGGGGCGCCGCTCTGGCACAGAAAACCTGATCGGGATCGCCGGCTTTGGCGCTGCGGCCGAGGCGGCCGCCCAGGACCTGGCCAATGGTGTCTGGGAAGAAGTGGCGCAGATCCGCGATAATATGGAGAATGCCCTTGTGGCTGGCGCTGATCAGACTATTTTTGTCGGGAAAGATCAGCCAAGGCTCCCCAACACCTCGTGCTTTGCCACGCCGGGATGGAAGGGCGAAACCCAGGTGATGCAGATGGATTTGGCAGGATTTGCGATCAGCGCAGGATCCGCCTGTTCCAGCGGCAAGGTCCGGGCCAGCACGGTGCTGACTGCTATGGGATATGACATGACGACGGCCTCCAGCGCGATCCGCGTATCGCTGGGGCCGGGTATTTCGAATGATGATGTGCTGCGCTTTGCGGATGCGTGGCGCGCCAAGGAAAAGAAACATCGCGCCCGCGTGGCGTGA
- a CDS encoding Rrf2 family transcriptional regulator: MKLSTKGRYAMVALADIALQPQDHLVALGEISRRQDISLPYLEQLFVKLRRAELVESVRGPGGGYRLARSPSEIRVVEILSAVDETVDAMHKGAGATGALSGSRAQSLTNRLWEGLSAHVYVFLHQTRLSDVIKNDLVPCPAVPTLFSVVDD, encoded by the coding sequence ATGAAGCTGTCGACAAAAGGTCGCTATGCCATGGTGGCGCTGGCTGATATCGCCTTGCAGCCACAGGATCATCTTGTAGCACTGGGCGAAATTTCCAGGCGGCAGGACATTTCGCTGCCCTATCTTGAGCAGTTGTTTGTCAAACTTCGGCGGGCCGAATTGGTTGAATCCGTTCGTGGTCCCGGTGGGGGGTACCGATTGGCGCGGTCTCCATCTGAAATTCGGGTTGTCGAGATTCTATCGGCTGTCGATGAAACTGTGGATGCGATGCACAAGGGCGCGGGGGCGACCGGAGCTTTGTCTGGCAGCCGGGCGCAATCGTTGACCAACCGTCTGTGGGAAGGGTTGAGCGCGCATGTATATGTGTTTCTGCATCAGACCCGCCTGTCCGATGTGATCAAGAATGATCTGGTTCCCTGTCCAGCCGTGCCAACCCTGTTTTCGGTGGTGGATGATTAA
- a CDS encoding alpha/beta hydrolase — MPEVIFPGPEGRLEGRYHPQKEKDAPIAIVLHPHPQFGGTMNNKVVYNLHYAFYNMGFTVLRFNFRGVGRSQGEYDQGIGELSDAASALDYLQSMNSNSKHCWVAGFSFGAWIGMQLLMRRPEITGFISVSPPANMYDFSFLAPCPSSGLIINGAADRVAPPADTVSLVNKLHEQKGITITHQEIEAADHFFQGDHMDTMVGNVTSYVKQRLTENTR; from the coding sequence ATGCCCGAGGTCATCTTTCCCGGACCCGAAGGCCGCCTTGAAGGCCGCTATCATCCGCAAAAAGAAAAAGACGCCCCCATTGCAATCGTGCTGCACCCGCATCCGCAGTTCGGTGGAACGATGAACAACAAGGTCGTCTACAATCTGCATTATGCGTTTTACAACATGGGCTTTACCGTGTTGCGGTTCAATTTTCGCGGCGTGGGCCGCAGCCAGGGTGAATATGACCAGGGCATTGGTGAATTGTCCGACGCAGCGTCGGCGCTGGATTACCTCCAGTCGATGAACAGCAATTCCAAACATTGCTGGGTGGCCGGGTTTTCATTCGGAGCCTGGATCGGCATGCAACTGTTGATGCGCCGCCCTGAGATCACTGGCTTTATCAGCGTGTCACCCCCGGCCAACATGTACGACTTTTCGTTCCTGGCACCCTGCCCCAGCTCGGGTCTGATCATCAATGGTGCGGCCGATCGGGTGGCCCCGCCCGCCGATACCGTGTCGCTGGTCAACAAGCTGCATGAACAAAAGGGCATCACCATCACGCACCAGGAAATCGAAGCCGCCGACCACTTCTTTCAGGGTGATCACATGGATACGATGGTGGGCAATGTGACGTCCTACGTCAAACAGCGCTTGACCGAAAACACCCGCTGA
- a CDS encoding HD domain-containing protein, with amino-acid sequence MTARLDAQVAFLLECDRLKSVDRANLLLDGSRRENSAEHSWHLALYALILAPFSGDAVDALRAMRMLLLHDLVEIDVGDHPIHLDTDWSAVQQAEQQAADRLFGLLPSEQGANLRALWQEFEDDRTDTARFAKTLDRCQPIFQTLCADSPPSDHVAIVRDNLTSGRAANLCQEFPAAHAHACRLLGTHPSGAAAPRDEPFGRRLDFLNEADQLKQIYRASRLADGSRRENSGEHSWHIMIYAWVLQEYAAPNVNHDRVLQMLLIHDIVEIDAGDNPIHGQVDHDAVAALEQAAADRLFGLLPGDQEQQLRALWDEFEAAQTADAQFAKAVDRFQVPVLNLNNGGGTWRDYKVTLTQMEHRVGVPVIRGAPALWEWLYPQLGPALADL; translated from the coding sequence GTGACTGCGCGGCTGGACGCCCAGGTCGCTTTTTTGCTGGAATGCGACCGCCTGAAATCGGTGGACCGCGCCAATCTTCTGCTGGATGGATCCCGCAGGGAAAACTCGGCCGAACACAGCTGGCACCTGGCGCTTTACGCCCTGATCCTGGCCCCCTTTTCTGGCGATGCCGTTGATGCCCTGCGGGCCATGCGCATGTTGTTATTGCATGATCTGGTGGAAATCGACGTTGGGGATCACCCAATCCATCTGGACACGGATTGGAGCGCTGTTCAACAGGCAGAACAACAGGCGGCGGATCGTCTCTTTGGGCTCTTGCCATCGGAACAGGGGGCCAACCTGCGGGCCCTGTGGCAGGAATTCGAGGATGACCGGACCGACACTGCCCGATTTGCAAAGACGCTGGACCGCTGCCAGCCCATCTTTCAAACGCTCTGCGCCGACTCTCCCCCCTCAGATCATGTCGCCATTGTACGTGACAATCTGACCAGCGGGCGCGCGGCAAATCTTTGTCAGGAATTCCCGGCGGCCCATGCCCATGCGTGTCGATTGCTCGGAACACACCCCTCCGGGGCCGCGGCACCGCGCGACGAACCATTTGGCAGGCGACTGGACTTTCTCAACGAAGCGGATCAATTGAAACAGATCTACCGTGCTTCGCGGCTTGCGGATGGGTCGCGGCGTGAAAACTCGGGCGAACACAGCTGGCACATCATGATCTATGCGTGGGTTTTGCAGGAATATGCCGCCCCCAATGTAAATCACGATCGCGTACTGCAAATGCTCCTGATTCACGACATTGTCGAAATCGACGCCGGGGATAACCCGATCCACGGACAGGTCGATCACGATGCGGTTGCGGCCCTTGAACAGGCCGCAGCGGATCGTCTGTTCGGGTTGCTGCCAGGCGACCAGGAACAGCAACTGCGCGCGCTCTGGGATGAATTCGAAGCAGCGCAAACGGCGGATGCACAATTCGCCAAGGCCGTTGACCGGTTTCAGGTGCCCGTATTGAACCTGAACAACGGTGGCGGCACCTGGCGCGATTACAAGGTAACGCTGACGCAAATGGAACACCGTGTTGGTGTCCCAGTTATACGCGGCGCGCCTGCGCTTTGGGAGTGGCTGTATCCGCAACTGGGTCCGGCCCTGGCCGATCTGTAA
- a CDS encoding methyltetrahydrofolate cobalamin methyltransferase, which yields MTRTVVESKTKTAVLGFDEPFCVIGERINPTGRKKLAAELEAGDFSTVEKDALAQVAAGATILDINAGVVYNSNPNPNETEPPLMTRIVEMVQGLVDVPLCIDSSVPGALEAGLAAAEGRPLLNSVTGEEDRLELVLPLVKKYNVPVVAISNDDTGISEDPDVRFEVAKKIVQRAADFGIPAHDIVVDPLVMPVGAMGTAGLQVFALVRRLREELGVNTTCGASNISFGLPNRHGINNAFLPMAMGAGMTSAIMNPVALPTGPKKIAEKRAEVEASGIILPADMDDETFCQMFGLGSTKSRAGKEMEAIRAANFLTNNDPHGGEWIKFNKAPAKEGEETRGRGGRAGGRRRRA from the coding sequence ATGACCCGTACAGTCGTAGAATCAAAAACAAAAACAGCGGTCCTGGGCTTTGACGAGCCGTTCTGTGTGATCGGTGAACGGATCAACCCCACCGGCCGTAAGAAGCTGGCTGCCGAGCTGGAAGCCGGTGACTTTTCCACCGTGGAAAAAGATGCGCTGGCCCAGGTTGCTGCCGGGGCGACCATTCTAGATATCAACGCGGGTGTGGTGTATAACTCGAACCCGAACCCCAATGAAACCGAACCGCCGCTGATGACCAGGATCGTCGAAATGGTGCAGGGGCTGGTTGACGTTCCGCTGTGTATCGACAGCTCGGTTCCTGGCGCACTGGAAGCTGGCCTGGCCGCTGCCGAAGGTCGTCCTCTGTTGAACTCGGTCACAGGCGAAGAAGACCGCCTGGAGCTGGTTCTGCCGCTGGTCAAGAAGTACAATGTTCCCGTCGTGGCAATCTCGAACGATGACACCGGTATCTCGGAAGATCCCGATGTCCGTTTTGAAGTCGCGAAGAAAATCGTGCAGCGTGCGGCCGATTTTGGAATCCCGGCCCATGATATCGTGGTCGACCCGCTGGTGATGCCGGTTGGTGCCATGGGGACAGCCGGTTTGCAGGTGTTTGCGCTGGTGCGCCGCCTGCGCGAGGAACTGGGCGTGAACACCACCTGTGGTGCGTCCAACATTTCCTTCGGTCTGCCGAACCGTCACGGCATCAACAACGCCTTCCTGCCGATGGCCATGGGCGCGGGCATGACATCCGCGATCATGAACCCGGTCGCTTTGCCAACCGGTCCCAAGAAGATCGCTGAAAAACGCGCCGAAGTGGAAGCATCGGGTATCATCCTGCCTGCGGACATGGACGACGAGACATTCTGCCAGATGTTCGGTCTGGGCTCCACCAAATCGCGTGCGGGCAAGGAAATGGAAGCCATCCGTGCAGCGAATTTCCTGACCAACAATGACCCGCATGGGGGTGAGTGGATCAAATTCAACAAGGCCCCTGCCAAAGAGGGTGAAGAAACCCGGGGTCGCGGTGGACGCGCCGGTGGGCGTCGCCGTCGCGCCTGA
- a CDS encoding methylenetetrahydrofolate reductase, translated as MALLNFKKRDAAGAQPVNPQVEALLQGYSIEVMPRTAAKVDSFRDLLPEGTRVYIAHIEGTPIEEMVDTAKRLNAEGYPVMPHFPARIIKDQATLADWINRYQGEADVKQALLLAGGVANPHGAFHSSMQLLETGLFDKAGFENLHVAGHPEGNKDIDPDGSTKNVAEALQWKQQFSERTDAKMALATQFAFEAGPIIEWANAVKAAGVDIPIHIGIAGPAKLQTLIKFAIACGVGPSLKVLQKRAMDVSKLLLPYEPTDVLTELAAHKAANPDFNITNVHFFPLGGIKTNANWAINNGGASAKPVNS; from the coding sequence ATGGCTTTGTTGAACTTCAAGAAACGTGACGCCGCTGGCGCACAGCCCGTCAACCCGCAGGTCGAAGCCCTTTTGCAGGGGTATTCGATCGAAGTCATGCCCCGGACCGCGGCCAAGGTTGACAGCTTCCGTGACCTGCTGCCCGAAGGCACGCGGGTTTACATCGCCCATATCGAAGGCACCCCGATCGAAGAAATGGTGGACACGGCCAAGCGCCTGAATGCCGAAGGTTACCCGGTGATGCCGCATTTCCCCGCGCGCATCATCAAGGACCAGGCCACACTGGCCGATTGGATCAACCGCTATCAGGGCGAAGCCGACGTCAAGCAGGCGTTGCTGCTGGCCGGCGGTGTTGCCAATCCGCATGGTGCGTTTCACAGCTCGATGCAGCTGTTGGAAACCGGTCTGTTCGACAAGGCAGGGTTTGAAAACCTGCATGTGGCGGGACACCCCGAAGGCAACAAGGACATCGACCCTGATGGATCGACCAAAAACGTTGCCGAAGCGCTGCAGTGGAAACAGCAGTTCTCCGAGCGCACCGATGCCAAGATGGCACTGGCAACCCAGTTCGCCTTTGAAGCCGGACCAATCATTGAATGGGCCAATGCAGTCAAAGCCGCAGGCGTTGATATTCCGATCCACATCGGTATCGCGGGCCCGGCAAAACTGCAGACCCTGATCAAATTCGCCATCGCCTGTGGTGTTGGCCCGTCACTGAAGGTTCTGCAAAAGCGCGCGATGGACGTGTCCAAGCTGCTCCTGCCCTATGAGCCGACAGATGTTCTGACCGAACTGGCAGCCCACAAGGCCGCCAACCCGGACTTTAACATCACCAATGTCCACTTCTTCCCGTTGGGTGGCATCAAAACCAACGCCAACTGGGCAATCAACAATGGCGGCGCTTCGGCAAAGCCGGTCAATTCCTGA
- a CDS encoding virulence factor, with amino-acid sequence MPDVTIVYWRDIPAQVIVGKGRRGAKRQLEERFEQAIDRAAMKVNAKDADAYLAEWRKAAPVSVEGDPAEVAEAEAVRLETEYDQDRLKVLIANDGWA; translated from the coding sequence ATGCCCGACGTCACAATCGTATATTGGCGCGACATTCCAGCCCAGGTCATCGTGGGCAAGGGACGCCGCGGAGCCAAGCGTCAATTGGAAGAACGCTTTGAACAGGCGATCGACCGAGCGGCGATGAAGGTCAACGCCAAGGACGCGGATGCCTATTTGGCAGAATGGCGCAAGGCCGCGCCAGTTTCGGTCGAGGGAGATCCCGCCGAAGTGGCAGAGGCTGAAGCTGTCCGCCTGGAAACGGAATATGATCAGGATCGCCTCAAGGTGCTGATCGCGAATGACGGATGGGCATGA
- a CDS encoding sulfotransferase family protein, with amino-acid sequence MVISVEKFGVVYAAVPKAGCSSVKAMLADLVPEAVSDQDGEDREAAHHAAFQTRRWRGDKLLALPDAFRFTVVRDPVKRLMSVYTDRVVGRNDLYNSRRLRRQSELPLDPDPDVFFGNIQRYASLSSVIKHHVFPTYMFTGVDLSLYDKVYRTNEMAQVALDLSAHTGVSLSSKHANKSKAKLDFNDLKPETQDQVRAFLAEDYDLLSDYFDNPFA; translated from the coding sequence ATGGTAATTTCGGTAGAAAAGTTCGGGGTGGTCTATGCGGCCGTCCCCAAGGCCGGGTGTTCGTCGGTCAAAGCGATGCTTGCCGATCTGGTTCCCGAAGCGGTTTCAGATCAAGACGGTGAAGACAGGGAAGCCGCCCATCACGCTGCCTTTCAAACCCGACGGTGGCGGGGCGACAAACTTCTTGCGCTTCCTGACGCGTTTCGGTTCACGGTTGTACGCGACCCGGTCAAACGGCTGATGTCAGTTTACACGGATCGCGTTGTCGGCAGGAACGACCTGTACAACAGCCGTCGATTGCGCCGTCAAAGCGAATTGCCGCTGGATCCGGACCCTGACGTGTTTTTTGGAAATATCCAACGGTACGCATCCTTGTCTTCGGTCATCAAGCACCACGTTTTTCCCACCTATATGTTTACCGGCGTTGATCTGAGCCTGTATGACAAGGTCTATCGAACCAACGAGATGGCCCAAGTGGCGCTGGACCTCAGCGCCCATACCGGGGTTTCGCTCTCCTCCAAACACGCCAACAAAAGCAAAGCAAAACTGGATTTCAACGACCTAAAGCCCGAGACACAAGATCAGGTACGGGCTTTTCTGGCCGAGGATTACGATCTTCTCTCTGACTATTTCGACAATCCGTTCGCCTGA
- a CDS encoding Ppx/GppA family phosphatase: MAPKRPKGAGAFPRAVESPAPKQPDPDALYAALDLGTNSCRMLIAQPKGSGFHVVDSFSKSVQLGAGLERTGRLSRSSMARTVQALRICQQKLKRNRVRRMRLVTTEACRRARNSREFIRQVKRETGLTLEVIQPEEEARLAVISCAPLVSTKTEQLLVVDIGGGSTELVWIDISSVPRRDRPSAIMRLHAGFHPAESPFPAAKVVDWISVPLGVATLRDQFNDVEDDSARFALMSWFFEENLADFAPYKDEQARAGFQIVGTSGTVTTVAATHLGLKRYDRTKVDGLRMTSDQIDKVIRGYLDLGPLGRRKDPRIGEDRQALIMSGSAILQALLRCWPTDRLSVADRGLREGLLYAQMSADGVLEDGPF; this comes from the coding sequence ATGGCGCCCAAGCGTCCCAAAGGTGCGGGCGCATTCCCCAGAGCGGTCGAGAGCCCCGCGCCAAAACAGCCCGACCCCGACGCGCTTTACGCGGCGTTGGATCTGGGTACGAACAGTTGCCGAATGCTGATTGCCCAACCCAAGGGCAGCGGCTTTCATGTGGTGGACAGCTTCTCCAAATCGGTGCAGCTGGGTGCCGGGTTGGAACGAACGGGCCGCTTGTCCCGTTCGTCGATGGCGCGCACCGTTCAGGCCCTGCGCATCTGTCAGCAGAAACTGAAACGCAACCGGGTGCGCCGGATGCGCCTGGTCACCACAGAAGCCTGCCGTCGGGCCCGCAATTCCCGTGAATTCATTCGCCAGGTCAAACGCGAAACCGGTTTGACGCTCGAGGTTATCCAGCCCGAGGAAGAAGCCCGTCTGGCAGTGATCTCTTGTGCACCACTGGTCAGCACCAAGACAGAGCAGCTATTGGTGGTGGATATCGGTGGTGGGTCGACGGAATTGGTGTGGATCGACATTTCGTCTGTGCCGCGGCGCGACCGCCCATCAGCGATCATGCGGCTGCACGCCGGGTTTCACCCCGCCGAAAGCCCGTTTCCCGCCGCCAAGGTGGTCGATTGGATTTCGGTGCCCTTGGGCGTTGCCACCCTGCGCGATCAGTTCAACGACGTCGAAGACGATTCTGCGCGCTTTGCATTGATGAGTTGGTTCTTTGAAGAAAACCTGGCCGATTTTGCACCCTACAAGGACGAACAGGCCCGCGCCGGGTTCCAGATTGTCGGCACGTCAGGCACGGTGACAACGGTTGCGGCAACGCATCTTGGGCTGAAACGGTATGACCGAACCAAAGTGGACGGGCTGCGCATGACCAGCGATCAGATTGACAAGGTCATCCGCGGCTATCTGGATCTGGGACCCCTGGGGCGACGCAAGGATCCGCGGATCGGCGAAGACCGGCAGGCGTTGATCATGTCTGGTTCTGCGATCCTTCAGGCGCTATTGAGGTGCTGGCCGACAGATCGTCTGTCCGTGGCAGATCGGGGACTGCGCGAGGGTTTACTCTATGCCCAAATGAGCGCAGATGGCGTTCTGGAAGACGGGCCCTTCTGA
- a CDS encoding RlmE family RNA methyltransferase has protein sequence MAKTPSGKNNSGRGLRDLTVKVKTARGRTLSSTRWLQRQLNDPYVKRAQVEGYRGRAAFKIMEVDDKFRFLVPGARVVDLGCAPGGWCQVAVKRVNTLGEKPGKKVGTILGVDLQEVEPLAGAEFHVLDFMADDADLQVKEWLGGKADVVMSDMAAASSGHKQTDHLRIIALCEAAAYFAFDVLEEGGTFVAKVLAGGAEGELQKLLKQKFTKVGYMKPPSSRSDSSEKFVVAMGYRG, from the coding sequence ATGGCAAAGACTCCCAGCGGCAAGAACAATTCCGGTCGCGGATTGCGTGACCTGACGGTCAAGGTCAAAACCGCCCGTGGGCGCACGCTCAGCTCGACCCGGTGGCTGCAACGACAATTGAACGACCCCTATGTCAAACGCGCCCAGGTCGAAGGGTATCGTGGTCGCGCGGCATTCAAGATTATGGAGGTGGACGACAAGTTCCGCTTTTTGGTTCCAGGTGCCCGTGTGGTCGATTTGGGTTGCGCCCCGGGCGGCTGGTGTCAGGTCGCTGTCAAACGGGTCAACACCTTGGGAGAAAAGCCCGGTAAAAAGGTAGGCACCATTTTAGGCGTCGATCTGCAAGAGGTTGAACCGCTGGCTGGTGCTGAATTCCATGTTTTGGACTTCATGGCCGATGACGCTGATCTACAAGTCAAGGAGTGGCTGGGTGGCAAGGCCGATGTGGTGATGTCCGACATGGCAGCTGCCAGCTCCGGACACAAACAAACCGACCATTTGCGGATCATCGCCCTGTGCGAGGCGGCCGCCTATTTCGCCTTTGATGTGCTCGAAGAGGGCGGCACCTTTGTTGCCAAGGTCCTGGCTGGTGGGGCCGAAGGCGAGCTGCAAAAGCTCCTGAAACAGAAATTCACCAAGGTCGGCTATATGAAACCGCCCTCGTCGCGGTCGGACAGTTCCGAAAAATTCGTTGTCGCCATGGGATATCGCGGCTGA
- a CDS encoding YihY/virulence factor BrkB family protein, whose product MTTNDPSVYWRALISALGRFNRKNGWVMSSHVAMSMMLALFPFVLFTVALSGAVAEMWSTDVQRADMINLVFGAWPDQISEPIVSELNAVLSASGSKLMTIGGILTLYFASNGVDAVRVAMTQAYHEDDTRPFWRSRLVCMGFVMAGGAGVLAIAVLELALPLYTSLLNAAFPDEVTEVFSSDNLSRGMIAITPILAVLACHRWLPGHSHTIREIFPGVILTVVLWVLAGWGFAYYIAQFASYSATYAGLAGAMAALIFLYLNAAILILGAEFNGALLQEDPNQDSA is encoded by the coding sequence ATGACCACAAATGACCCGTCGGTCTATTGGCGTGCGCTGATTTCGGCGCTTGGCCGGTTCAACCGCAAGAACGGCTGGGTAATGAGCAGCCATGTCGCGATGTCGATGATGTTGGCCTTGTTTCCCTTTGTCCTGTTCACGGTGGCGCTGTCCGGGGCGGTCGCGGAAATGTGGTCCACGGACGTCCAACGCGCGGACATGATCAATCTGGTGTTCGGTGCCTGGCCGGACCAGATTTCTGAACCAATCGTGTCGGAACTGAATGCGGTGCTGTCTGCTTCGGGGTCGAAGCTGATGACGATTGGTGGGATTTTGACCTTGTATTTTGCCTCAAACGGGGTGGATGCGGTTCGTGTTGCCATGACACAGGCCTATCACGAAGACGATACACGCCCCTTTTGGCGGTCGCGGTTGGTGTGCATGGGGTTTGTCATGGCCGGCGGGGCAGGGGTTCTGGCGATTGCCGTGCTGGAACTGGCTTTGCCGTTGTATACGAGCCTGCTGAATGCCGCCTTTCCCGATGAGGTCACAGAGGTGTTTTCATCAGACAACCTGAGCCGCGGCATGATTGCGATCACGCCGATTTTGGCTGTTCTGGCGTGTCATCGTTGGCTGCCGGGTCACAGCCATACAATCCGGGAGATTTTTCCGGGTGTGATCTTGACTGTTGTGCTCTGGGTGCTGGCCGGTTGGGGGTTTGCCTATTATATCGCGCAGTTCGCCAGCTATTCCGCCACCTATGCCGGGTTGGCCGGGGCGATGGCGGCTTTGATTTTCCTGTACCTGAATGCGGCGATCTTGATCCTGGGGGCGGAATTCAACGGTGCGTTGTTACAGGAAGACCCGAACCAGGATTCGGCCTGA